TGtataaagattaaaattaaaatgtttatgattccCTAATAGCTATGATATGCCTAGAAAATGCTTAACCAGTAACATCAACTACCCATTGAAACAGAtttctttgtttgtttactTACTCGGTGAACAGGAGAAACACCATTGAAAAAAACCTTGGTCTTAGATGGATTGACAAATGCATTAACCCATCGAGCCAAGTGGTCATCCCTTTGTAATAAGCGACCAGTCTGTTCATGTCTTTGTACAATCTGTCCCATCTTCCATGTATCTGGGCCACACAAACACATGTAGACGTCATCAAATGAGTCAAAACTTAAAaacgaagaaaacaaaaagccAAAGAAAATGTACGTCTGGATGTGATCGATATGGGTCCACTAATGCCAACCATTGAAAATCAAGACGTCCATGCCTCTCCACAATTTTGCCTTGCTTAACTACCTCAATGATTCCGTTGTAGAAGACGCTCTGGTATGGTTTCCCTTCCCCGGCGGAGATGACATAACCCACCAGATCAAATACTCCAGGCTGTGCAACATGGAGGAGTTTGATCGAATGCTCTGGTATGGCTACACTTtccattttcctttttctgtATATCACTGTCTCTTGCCATGAACCACAAAAAATGTCACTCAACCtgaaaaacattaaaaagctgaaattttaaaacacatCGAAAGATCACTGCTTCTCTACACAGCCTAAGTCAGAAACATTAGATAAAACAGGAAACTTTACAATCTAAAGTGAAGTTTGTCTCCGAAAGAAAACTATTAAGTAAACAGAATAAGATTCAACTTTCATGGCAAATCCTTTCCATCAACTTCCTGTAACAAAAACAGAGACAAAATCAGAATCAGAATTCAAGGCAAATCCTTACCATCGTCTTTTTCCAGcataaactatatataaccCATCATCCTCAAATCACAAACCTGCAAAAATGGTAATTTCAAATAAGAGCAAAATCTAGTAAAACTCAAACAAAACCCAGATTAGTCTGGCTCAGCGGTGGTAATCCTCTGTACAgcctcttctctcttcctctgcACTCCTCTCTGCTCTTCCACACCGCATCGCTTTTTCTGGTTCGTCTTCACCCTTTGATTATTCAAACTGCACCCAAATCAAAGCCACACAGTACACAGATGATAAGAAAGTAAATAATTTGTAGATCTAAAAAGGAGGAGGAGATTCGTTACAATTGATAGAGATGGCAGTGGAGATAGAGAGACATGAGCAGAGATCTCGCGAGGGTACAACGCAGAGTAGCGGAGGTGCAGTGGCGGAGTCGGCGGCGCAGTGGCGGAGTCAGAGACGCAGTGGCATCGAGAGAGGTCAGACAGCGTGAGAAGCATAACTCAAGATGGAGAAACCCCTGAGACTTCAACGGAGAAGCTCGTTTATAAGGGAAGATGAAAAGCTCATCGAAGAAAACGATTTATGAAACGCAGAGTTTAAAGAAGAAGGGACAGGTGTCGCGCCAAAAAGACTGAATTTCTGACGTGGACGTCGACGTGGACACCCCAGGAGGGATGAAAagcttattttatatataaagatgtgCCATTGTTTAAAGGAAAACTTCGAAACTGTTTGAAACTACTTCAGAAAATTTCCTTCatccttcttttctctttcatcTTGTTGAGAACCAAATTCCTATAGCTTTGTTATATCTTCCATTAGCACATCCTCGTAGAGAGTCTATACGGTTTCGGACAAGTTTGCCAATGTGCTTGACTATGTGAGTTGGATTCTGTGGGCATTCGCCATGTCTCCTGCAGTTTCTCTCTCTCCAAAGATAGTATAAGACTGCCTGAAATGTGTATCGGATCAGACACAGAGCTGTGCTCTCACTTGTCGTATCCATCAACAAAACAAGGAGCTGGGTCCAGTCGTTTGTGTAGCGCAAACCTATGAGTCTTTGTATCAAACTTATCCACACCGTTTCAGAGTAGGGGCAGCAAAAGAATAAATGGGCTTTTTTGCAAAGAACACATGTAGAATCACCCTGT
This genomic stretch from Raphanus sativus cultivar WK10039 chromosome 3, ASM80110v3, whole genome shotgun sequence harbors:
- the LOC108844185 gene encoding uncharacterized protein LOC108844185, whose amino-acid sequence is MESVAIPEHSIKLLHVAQPGVFDLVGYVISAGEGKPYQSVFYNGIIEVVKQGKIVERHGRLDFQWLALVDPYRSHPDIHGRWDRLYKDMNRLVAYYKGMTTWLDGLMHLSIHLRPRFFSMVFLLFTDGRDWGEPMKSCKSRTQPFYGRKYSGGSPVAWVILNKVMRRLKKPVYLNAVKILILVLTLEPSWL